The following nucleotide sequence is from Saccharothrix texasensis.
CCAGTCGTTCGGCGGCGGGAAGTTCGTGCACGCGCCGGACACGGCCACCACTCTGGTGGTGTGCACGGCGTCCAGCGGCGCGTTCGTGGTCGGGCCGCGCGACCGGGCCCGCTACACGACCGGGCGGGAGGACGCGCGGCGGACCGTCGTGCGGTTGACGCCGGGGCGGGCGCAGGCGGTGCTGGACGTGCCGGTGGACGAGCTGGCCGGGCAGGTCGTGCCGCTGAGCGAGGTGTGGGGCCGGCCGGTGGGTGACGTGGCCGCGTTGCGGTCGGCGCTGCTGAGCCGGGTCGAGTCGACCGACCCGAGCCGGTCGGACCTGGTGCACGCGGCGGCCCGGTTGCTGCGCACGAGAGGCGTGGCGGAGACGGCACGCGCGCTGGACGTCAGCGAACG
It contains:
- a CDS encoding helix-turn-helix domain-containing protein yields the protein MEERLRPWVAGIGTQSFGGGKFVHAPDTATTLVVCTASSGAFVVGPRDRARYTTGREDARRTVVRLTPGRAQAVLDVPVDELAGQVVPLSEVWGRPVGDVAALRSALLSRVESTDPSRSDLVHAAARLLRTRGVAETARALDVSERHLRTLFTKAVGLSPKQYARVDRVRRVVARGERGGWARLAAELGYYDQAHLSREFRATMGVPPGAYVAGNLPAATYC